The following proteins are co-located in the Saccharomycodes ludwigii strain NBRC 1722 chromosome V, whole genome shotgun sequence genome:
- a CDS encoding YbhB/YbcL family Raf kinase inhibitor-like protein (similar to Saccharomyces cerevisiae YLR178C | TFS1 | cdc Twenty-Five Suppressor), producing the protein MNQALNVSKSVLEALSKHSIIPDVFPNTNSSLLPKTLLSVEYPGGLTVAMGNILPIDKTQSAPKFQLLSLSNNDSTVIDTSSKYTLVLTDPDAPSRTEKKWSEYCHWIVTDLIAEHGGAGGNDLVTINSNDKNAKTIIDYLGPAPPRGTGSHRYIFCLFKGVPTKYNPSSDNKRANWGYGTPATGVEKWSKDNGLELVGVNFFFAENK; encoded by the coding sequence ATGAATCAAGCTTTAAATGTTAGTAAATCTGTTTTAGAGGCTCTTTCTAAACACTCAATTATCCCTGATGTGTTTCCCAATACAAATAGTTCTTTACTACCAAAAACTTTGTTAAGTGTAGAATATCCTGGTGGATTGACCGTTGCTATGGGTAATATTTTACCAATTGACAAGACTCAAAGTGCTCCAAAATTTCAGCTTTTATCCCTTTCCAACAATGATTCTACCGTTATTGACACTAGCTCTAAATACACTTTGGTTTTAACTGATCCAGATGCCCCTTCCagaacagaaaaaaaatggagtGAGTACTGTCATTGGATTGTCACAGATTTAATTGCTGAGCACGGCGGTGCTGGTGGTAATGATTTAGTTACCATCAACAGTAATGACAAAAATGCTAAGACTATTATTGATTATTTAGGACCTGCTCCACCAAGGGGGACTGGGTCTCACAGATATATTTTCTGTTTGTTCAAAGGAGTTCCTACTAAATACAACCCAAGTAGTGATAACAAAAGAGCTAATTGGGGTTATGGAACTCCAGCTACAGGGGTTGAAAAGTGGTCTAAGGATAATGGATTGGAATTGGTTGGtgtcaattttttctttgcagaaaataaatag